In Microcoleus sp. FACHB-68, the following are encoded in one genomic region:
- a CDS encoding isochorismatase, whose protein sequence is MNTQTVTQLPIPPHFDSTKVGQVCRVPYQERASQAKVWAELHGIQPAAKDKTRICLMAIDVQNTFCIPEFELFVAGKSGTAAVDDNVRLCEFIYRNLGVITAIAPTMDTHTAMQIFHPVFWINDAGEYPLPAATILTLEDVEKGVWKVNPAVADSIAGGNYQTLQKHALHYVQQLSDAGKYPLTIWPYHSMLGGIGHALVSAFEEAIFFHNLARYSQTRFEIKGDNPLTENYSVLQAEVLAGSDGQPIAKKNTGLIQKLLEFDAVIIAGQAKSHCVAWTIYDLLSEIQAKDPNLAKKVYLLEDCTSPVVVPDVIDCTDQADEAFRRFASAGMHLVKSSDPIDTWPDIQLQ, encoded by the coding sequence ATGAACACACAGACCGTAACGCAATTGCCCATACCGCCTCACTTTGACAGCACAAAAGTGGGGCAAGTGTGCCGAGTTCCCTACCAAGAAAGAGCATCACAGGCGAAGGTATGGGCCGAGTTACACGGCATTCAACCGGCTGCCAAAGATAAAACCCGCATTTGTTTAATGGCAATAGACGTGCAGAACACATTCTGCATTCCAGAATTTGAATTGTTCGTTGCCGGCAAATCTGGAACGGCGGCAGTTGATGACAATGTGCGGCTGTGCGAGTTTATTTACCGGAATTTAGGCGTAATTACTGCTATCGCGCCAACGATGGACACGCACACGGCGATGCAGATTTTCCATCCCGTATTTTGGATTAATGATGCCGGGGAATACCCCCTCCCAGCAGCCACAATTTTAACGCTAGAAGATGTTGAAAAAGGTGTTTGGAAAGTTAACCCAGCCGTTGCAGATAGTATTGCCGGCGGCAATTACCAAACGCTACAAAAACACGCCCTGCACTATGTCCAACAGCTTAGTGATGCCGGCAAGTATCCGTTGACAATTTGGCCCTATCATTCCATGCTGGGCGGTATCGGTCATGCGCTGGTTTCAGCATTTGAGGAAGCGATATTTTTTCACAATCTCGCTCGATACAGTCAAACTCGTTTTGAAATTAAAGGCGACAATCCTTTAACTGAGAATTATTCAGTGTTGCAGGCTGAAGTTTTAGCGGGATCAGACGGACAACCCATTGCTAAAAAGAATACCGGCTTAATTCAAAAACTGCTGGAATTTGATGCAGTTATTATTGCCGGCCAAGCCAAAAGTCACTGCGTTGCTTGGACAATTTATGATTTACTCAGCGAGATTCAAGCGAAAGATCCTAACCTGGCAAAAAAGGTGTATTTGCTCGAAGATTGCACCTCACCAGTCGTTGTTCCTGACGTGATAGACTGCACCGATCAAGCGGATGAAGCCTTTCGCCGGTTCGCGAGTGCCGGTATGCATCTGGTTAAATCTAGCGATCCCATCGATACTTGGCCAGATATTCAGTTACAGTGA
- a CDS encoding antibiotic biosynthesis monooxygenase: protein MEYVLIIHEVKDYDAWKKIFDDAASIRKDAGEQSYHVLKYENNSNKIVHFSKWRSLANAKAFFESPQLVEIRKQAGVKAPEFIYLEQLEEGVL from the coding sequence ATGGAATACGTGTTAATAATTCATGAAGTTAAAGACTACGATGCATGGAAAAAAATCTTTGATGATGCTGCATCAATTAGAAAAGATGCAGGAGAGCAGAGTTATCATGTTTTAAAATACGAAAACAACTCCAATAAGATTGTCCACTTTTCTAAATGGAGATCACTTGCTAATGCTAAAGCATTCTTTGAGTCTCCTCAATTGGTTGAAATCAGAAAGCAGGCTGGTGTTAAGGCTCCAGAATTTATTTATTTAGAGCAGTTAGAAGAAGGTGTGCTGTAA
- a CDS encoding glutathione S-transferase family protein — translation MTILYEHPLSPYAQKVKIALREKGIEFESKTPDLNEGGFGGSEFVEANPRREMPAFIDGDAKIFDSTIILEYIEDKWSSPPLLPSNPTDRARVRMIEEVMDTYYEPINWGLVEINFFGRAKGELAETIVGNAKQQAEKCRQWLTKQLGDREWFNGDNFGWSDLCVVPSINTSFVAFGIAPAADSPLANWFDRVKVRPSVAETLQEANESIAGLEQFSSFLEQGLLKREYRDHRLEWMIRMGGLQVVLDGIEKDNIRFGYDFS, via the coding sequence ATGACGATCCTCTACGAACACCCGCTATCTCCGTATGCACAGAAAGTCAAAATCGCCTTACGCGAAAAGGGGATTGAGTTTGAGTCCAAGACACCTGACTTGAATGAAGGCGGATTTGGAGGCAGCGAGTTCGTAGAAGCCAATCCTCGTCGGGAGATGCCGGCCTTTATTGACGGCGATGCCAAGATTTTCGACTCGACCATCATCCTTGAGTACATCGAAGATAAATGGTCTTCCCCACCACTGCTACCCAGCAATCCCACAGATCGCGCTCGCGTCCGTATGATTGAAGAGGTTATGGACACCTACTACGAGCCGATTAACTGGGGACTCGTTGAAATCAACTTCTTCGGTCGCGCAAAGGGTGAGCTTGCCGAAACAATTGTCGGCAATGCCAAACAACAGGCCGAAAAGTGCCGGCAATGGCTAACCAAGCAGCTAGGCGATCGCGAATGGTTCAACGGCGACAATTTTGGCTGGAGTGACCTTTGTGTTGTTCCCTCTATTAACACGTCATTCGTTGCATTTGGGATAGCACCGGCAGCCGATTCCCCACTCGCCAATTGGTTTGATCGCGTCAAAGTGCGTCCCAGCGTCGCTGAAACGCTTCAAGAAGCAAATGAGTCCATTGCCGGCTTGGAGCAATTTTCGAGCTTTTTAGAGCAGGGTCTACTTAAACGCGAGTACCGCGATCATCGTCTTGAATGGATGATTCGGATGGGTGGACTCCAAGTTGTACTCGACGGCATCGAGAAAGACAACATCCGATTCGGTTACGATTTTTCTTGA
- a CDS encoding ABC transporter ATP-binding protein, whose amino-acid sequence MLHLEAITKRFGTFVANDNISLNVAAGSIHALLGENGAGKTTLMNILCGLYKPDSGKIYLQNKPIQIPSPSAAIELGIGMIHQHFMLVPQLSVTENIILGNDFSFCLNLRSKQQEIAALSQAYGLEVDPSAKVGDLPVGTQQRVEILKVLYRKAQLLILDEPTAVLTPSEIKSLFKILRQLKAEGHTIIFITHKLDEVMSLCDDVTVLRRGQVISTTATPDITAQKLAELMVGRAVTLQLNKSQPAAGKVVLNVENLNVNDDRGFTAVQNLSFQLCAGEILGVAGVDGNGQRELADAVAGLRTVTAGKIQLCGEDVTQVPTQRWRKKFKVGYIPEDRQKMGLVLGFSIAKNLILKTFNRLPFCRNFFLQQDAIQNHATASIQNFDIRVSHPDVKAGQLSGGNQQKIVLARELAGEPVLIVAMQPTRGLDVGATEAVQQRLLAERDRGAAILYISTELEEVMAMSDRLAVIYEGEFVEILDAATATVEQVGFLMAGGQLQQAC is encoded by the coding sequence ATGTTGCATCTGGAGGCAATCACCAAGCGCTTTGGCACATTCGTTGCTAACGACAACATCAGCCTTAATGTGGCTGCCGGCTCGATCCATGCTCTTTTAGGAGAAAATGGGGCGGGAAAGACAACGTTGATGAATATCCTGTGCGGTTTATACAAACCAGATTCAGGCAAGATTTACTTACAAAATAAGCCGATACAAATCCCATCTCCAAGTGCCGCAATTGAGCTAGGGATCGGCATGATTCACCAGCACTTTATGCTAGTGCCGCAACTGTCGGTGACGGAAAATATTATCTTAGGAAACGACTTTAGTTTTTGTCTGAATTTGCGTTCCAAACAACAAGAAATCGCTGCATTATCACAAGCTTATGGCTTAGAAGTTGACCCCAGTGCCAAGGTGGGGGATTTGCCGGTGGGAACTCAGCAACGAGTGGAAATTCTTAAGGTTCTTTACCGCAAGGCGCAATTGCTGATTTTGGATGAACCGACGGCGGTACTGACTCCATCGGAAATCAAGTCTTTATTTAAAATTCTGCGACAACTGAAGGCGGAAGGACACACAATTATTTTTATCACGCACAAGTTAGACGAGGTGATGAGCCTGTGCGACGATGTAACCGTATTACGACGGGGACAGGTAATTTCTACAACCGCAACGCCAGACATTACCGCTCAAAAGTTAGCCGAATTAATGGTCGGAAGAGCAGTTACTTTGCAGTTGAATAAATCTCAACCGGCAGCCGGAAAGGTGGTCTTAAATGTTGAGAATTTAAACGTTAACGATGACAGAGGTTTTACGGCTGTTCAAAATTTGTCATTTCAACTGTGTGCCGGGGAGATTTTAGGAGTTGCCGGCGTGGATGGTAACGGACAGCGAGAGTTGGCAGACGCAGTTGCGGGATTAAGAACGGTTACAGCCGGCAAAATTCAACTGTGCGGAGAAGATGTAACGCAGGTGCCGACGCAGCGATGGCGCAAAAAATTTAAAGTCGGCTATATTCCCGAAGACCGGCAGAAAATGGGTTTGGTTTTGGGATTTAGTATTGCCAAGAATTTAATTTTAAAAACTTTTAACCGTTTGCCTTTTTGTCGCAACTTTTTTTTGCAACAAGATGCCATCCAAAATCATGCAACGGCGAGTATTCAAAACTTTGATATTCGCGTGTCTCATCCTGATGTGAAAGCCGGCCAATTATCCGGAGGAAATCAGCAAAAAATCGTGCTGGCGCGAGAACTTGCCGGGGAGCCGGTTTTAATTGTGGCGATGCAACCGACGCGAGGATTAGATGTAGGCGCAACGGAAGCGGTGCAGCAACGGTTACTAGCTGAACGCGATCGCGGTGCGGCAATTCTTTATATTTCTACAGAGTTAGAAGAAGTGATGGCAATGAGTGATCGCCTTGCGGTAATCTATGAAGGTGAGTTTGTCGAAATTTTAGACGCAGCAACTGCAACCGTTGAACAGGTGGGATTTTTGATGGCGGGGGGTCAACTTCAACAAGCGTGCTGA
- a CDS encoding exopolyphosphatase, with translation MSANDKKYRLVTRSDFDGLVCAVLLKELDMIDEIKFVHPKDMQDGKIEITSSDITTNLPYVEGAYLSFDHHLSETIRNQDKKENYIIDPKAPSAARVVYNYFGGKEKFPQIAEDMMDAVDKSDSAQFLRNEVLNPKGWVLLSFLMDARTGLGRFKDFRISNYQLMMELIDYCKNHPIDQILELPDVQERFNLYFEQEEKFKDQIEKCSKVYGNLIVLDLRNEEIIYAGNRFMIYALFPDCNISIHVLWGLKKQNTVFAVGKSIFNRTSKTNVGELMLKYGGGGHENAGTCQIDNDKAEEVLKELIAQINSDG, from the coding sequence ATGTCAGCCAACGATAAAAAGTACAGATTAGTTACCCGCAGTGATTTTGATGGTTTGGTTTGCGCGGTTCTTTTAAAAGAACTCGATATGATCGATGAAATTAAATTTGTTCATCCCAAAGATATGCAGGATGGAAAAATTGAAATTACCAGTAGTGATATTACCACCAACTTGCCTTATGTAGAAGGTGCGTATTTGTCTTTCGATCACCATCTCAGTGAAACCATCAGAAACCAAGACAAAAAAGAAAACTATATTATCGATCCCAAAGCCCCGTCAGCCGCACGGGTTGTGTATAACTATTTTGGAGGTAAAGAAAAATTTCCACAAATTGCCGAAGATATGATGGATGCGGTGGATAAATCCGATTCAGCGCAATTTTTGAGAAATGAAGTTTTAAATCCGAAAGGTTGGGTACTTTTAAGCTTTTTGATGGATGCCCGAACAGGTTTAGGAAGATTTAAAGATTTTAGAATATCCAACTATCAATTGATGATGGAATTGATTGATTATTGCAAAAATCACCCAATCGATCAAATTTTAGAACTTCCGGATGTCCAAGAGCGATTCAATTTGTATTTTGAACAAGAAGAAAAATTTAAAGATCAAATCGAAAAATGCTCAAAAGTTTACGGAAATTTAATCGTTTTAGATTTGAGAAATGAGGAAATCATTTACGCCGGCAACCGATTTATGATTTATGCCCTGTTCCCAGATTGCAACATATCAATTCACGTTCTCTGGGGACTGAAAAAGCAAAATACTGTGTTTGCAGTAGGCAAATCAATTTTCAACCGAACTTCAAAAACGAATGTCGGAGAATTAATGTTGAAATATGGGGGAGGGGGACATGAAAATGCCGGCACCTGCCAGATTGATAATGATAAAGCTGAAGAGGTTTTAAAAGAGTTAATTGCCCAAATTAATTCGGATGGTTAA
- a CDS encoding GNAT family protein produces the protein MLFQTDRLLLREFREADWPAVLAYQSTPAYQRFYPEVGRTEAEARAFVNRFLLWQQEKPQWRYQWAVALRRQDTLIGNCGIRKSHPDAPEAEIGCELAPEHWGRNYPVEMGHLLLRFGFTELGLHRIYAQCLAENRGAVSLALTLGMSQEGRLRENVSIRGRWHDTLIYSILEQEWKAKVE, from the coding sequence ATGCTTTTTCAAACGGATCGTCTGCTGCTGCGCGAATTTAGAGAAGCCGATTGGCCGGCTGTTTTAGCCTACCAATCCACACCGGCATATCAACGCTTTTATCCAGAAGTTGGGCGCACGGAGGCAGAGGCTCGTGCCTTTGTTAATCGCTTTCTTCTGTGGCAGCAGGAAAAGCCCCAATGGAGGTATCAGTGGGCAGTCGCTCTCCGGAGACAGGATACGCTGATTGGAAACTGTGGCATCCGCAAGAGCCATCCCGATGCTCCAGAAGCAGAAATTGGGTGTGAATTAGCTCCTGAGCATTGGGGCCGAAATTATCCGGTTGAGATGGGTCATCTGCTATTGCGCTTTGGCTTTACAGAACTTGGCTTGCATCGTATTTACGCACAGTGTCTCGCTGAAAATAGAGGGGCGGTGTCATTGGCACTGACGCTTGGCATGAGTCAAGAAGGCCGGCTGCGAGAGAATGTAAGTATCCGGGGACGCTGGCATGACACGCTGATATACAGCATTTTGGAGCAGGAATGGAAGGCGAAGGTTGAATAA
- the dxs gene encoding 1-deoxy-D-xylulose-5-phosphate synthase, whose amino-acid sequence MHLSELTHPNQLHGLSIHQLEQIARQIREKHLQTVAASGGHLGPGLGVVELTLALYQTLDLDRDKVIWDVGHQAYPHKLITGRYNHFHTLRQKDGIAGYLKRCESKFDHFGAGHASTSISAGLGMALARDLKGENFKVVSVIGDGALTGGMALEAINHAGHLPKTNLLVVLNDNEMSISPNVGAIPRYLNKMRLSPPMQFLTDNLEEQFKHIPFVGETFSPEMERLKEGMKRLAVPKVGAVFEELGFTYMGPVDGHNLEELIATFKQAHKIPGPVLLHVATMKGKGYAIAEKDQVGYHAQNPFNLATGKAIPSSKPKPPSYSKVFAHTLIKIAEDNPKVVGITAAMATGTGLDKLQAKLPKQYVDVGIAEQHAVTLAAGMACEGMRPVVAIYSTFAQRAYDQVIHDICIQNLPVFFCLDRAGIVGADGPTHQGMYDIASLRCLPNMVLMAPKDEAELQRMVATGINYTAGPITMRYPRGNGYGVPLLEEGWEDLPIGKGELLRHGDDVLLIGYGSMVQPAMQVAEILSEHGIEATVINARFVKPLDTELIAPLAKQIGRVVTLEEGCTMSGFGSAVMEALMDLNVVVPVMRIGVPDILVEHATAEQSMAELGLTPPQIAERVRMSLSPQLSAVSS is encoded by the coding sequence ATGCATCTAAGCGAACTGACTCACCCGAACCAGTTGCACGGTTTATCAATCCATCAACTTGAGCAAATTGCTCGTCAAATTAGGGAAAAGCATCTGCAAACCGTTGCCGCCAGTGGGGGACACCTTGGCCCTGGTTTGGGCGTCGTGGAACTGACTTTAGCGCTTTACCAAACATTAGACCTTGATCGCGATAAAGTCATTTGGGATGTTGGCCACCAAGCCTATCCCCACAAATTGATCACAGGTCGTTATAACCACTTCCACACGCTACGGCAAAAAGATGGGATTGCCGGCTATCTCAAGCGCTGTGAGAGCAAATTTGACCATTTTGGTGCCGGCCACGCTTCCACCAGCATCTCAGCCGGCTTAGGCATGGCTTTAGCGCGGGATCTTAAGGGCGAAAACTTCAAAGTGGTTTCCGTGATCGGGGATGGGGCGCTAACTGGCGGCATGGCACTCGAAGCGATTAATCATGCCGGTCATTTGCCGAAAACGAACCTGCTGGTTGTCCTCAACGACAACGAGATGTCCATCTCGCCCAACGTTGGCGCAATTCCCCGCTACCTCAACAAGATGCGCCTTTCGCCGCCGATGCAGTTCCTCACCGATAACTTAGAGGAACAGTTCAAGCATATTCCTTTTGTCGGTGAGACATTCTCCCCGGAAATGGAACGGCTGAAGGAAGGGATGAAGCGCTTAGCTGTGCCCAAAGTGGGCGCTGTGTTTGAGGAACTCGGCTTTACCTACATGGGTCCCGTGGATGGCCATAACCTGGAGGAACTGATCGCCACCTTCAAACAGGCGCACAAAATACCAGGGCCGGTTTTGCTTCATGTGGCGACGATGAAAGGGAAAGGGTATGCGATCGCAGAAAAAGACCAAGTCGGGTATCACGCCCAAAATCCCTTTAATCTGGCAACCGGCAAGGCAATTCCCTCTAGCAAGCCCAAACCCCCCAGCTACTCCAAAGTATTCGCCCACACCCTGATTAAAATCGCCGAAGACAATCCTAAAGTCGTTGGCATCACCGCAGCAATGGCCACCGGCACAGGCTTAGATAAGCTACAAGCTAAGTTGCCGAAGCAATATGTCGATGTAGGCATTGCCGAACAGCACGCCGTTACCCTGGCTGCCGGTATGGCGTGTGAGGGAATGCGTCCAGTTGTGGCGATTTATTCTACCTTCGCGCAACGCGCTTACGACCAAGTTATCCATGATATTTGTATTCAAAACCTGCCGGTGTTCTTCTGCTTAGATCGCGCCGGCATTGTGGGTGCAGATGGCCCAACTCACCAAGGGATGTACGATATTGCCTCTCTGCGCTGCCTTCCCAATATGGTGCTAATGGCACCCAAGGATGAAGCGGAATTGCAGCGAATGGTGGCCACCGGCATTAATTACACTGCCGGCCCGATTACCATGCGCTACCCGCGTGGCAATGGCTACGGTGTGCCGCTGTTGGAAGAAGGTTGGGAGGATCTGCCCATCGGTAAGGGGGAACTGCTGCGTCATGGCGACGATGTGCTGCTAATCGGCTATGGCTCAATGGTACAGCCGGCGATGCAGGTCGCTGAAATTCTCAGCGAGCATGGGATTGAAGCAACGGTAATTAATGCGCGTTTTGTCAAGCCTTTGGATACGGAATTAATTGCACCGTTGGCGAAGCAAATTGGGCGGGTTGTCACGTTAGAAGAAGGCTGCACGATGAGCGGTTTTGGTTCAGCGGTGATGGAAGCGCTGATGGATCTGAATGTCGTGGTGCCGGTGATGCGAATTGGTGTTCCCGATATTTTAGTCGAGCACGCAACTGCTGAACAATCGATGGCAGAGTTGGGTTTAACACCTCCTCAAATTGCCGAACGAGTGCGGATGTCTCTCAGTCCTCAGCTTTCTGCGGTTAGCAGTTAA
- a CDS encoding ABC transporter permease, with product MIKTNANLIFLSDYLVASLRLSVPLAFAALGGLFSERSGVINIALEGMLLTGAFASAAAAFYTGNVWAGILAAFVAAGMIGLLHAYLCVTLRVNQLVSGLAINLAAAGLTAFLARIVFSGGSNQQLPGIGLIGIAGLKNLPIFGSLLFNQDPLVYFLFLLVPISTYILFHTSLGLSLRAVGEYPRAADTAGVPVTLIRYLSVIISGCMSGLGGAYLTLVHVRFFAEDMSAGKGFIALAALIFGRWHPVSTIFACLLFGATEALQLRIQAFNLNIPYQFLVMLPYCVALLALVGLAGKSTPPAALGIPYIKESRD from the coding sequence ATGATTAAAACCAACGCCAACTTAATCTTTTTATCCGATTACTTAGTTGCAAGCTTGCGCCTATCCGTCCCCTTAGCATTCGCCGCCTTGGGAGGACTTTTTTCAGAACGTTCTGGAGTCATCAATATTGCGCTAGAAGGAATGCTGTTAACCGGCGCTTTTGCCAGTGCAGCGGCAGCTTTTTATACAGGTAATGTCTGGGCAGGAATTCTGGCAGCATTTGTTGCCGCCGGCATGATAGGTTTACTCCATGCCTATCTGTGCGTAACACTCCGGGTCAATCAATTAGTCTCAGGATTAGCAATTAATTTAGCGGCAGCCGGCTTAACTGCTTTCTTAGCAAGAATTGTATTTAGTGGTGGCAGCAATCAGCAACTCCCTGGAATAGGATTAATCGGGATTGCCGGTTTAAAAAACCTACCTATTTTTGGGTCTTTACTCTTTAATCAAGATCCGCTTGTCTACTTTTTATTTCTTCTGGTTCCTATCAGTACCTATATTTTATTTCACACCAGCCTTGGTTTATCCCTGAGAGCAGTTGGAGAGTATCCCCGCGCTGCGGATACAGCCGGTGTTCCTGTCACACTTATTCGTTATCTCAGTGTGATCATTAGCGGCTGTATGTCGGGTTTAGGAGGTGCTTATTTAACGTTGGTTCATGTCAGATTCTTTGCGGAAGATATGAGTGCCGGCAAAGGTTTTATCGCGCTAGCTGCACTAATTTTTGGCAGATGGCATCCCGTTAGCACTATCTTTGCTTGCTTGTTATTCGGTGCAACAGAAGCGTTGCAATTGCGAATTCAAGCTTTTAATCTCAACATTCCCTATCAATTTTTGGTAATGCTGCCTTATTGTGTCGCACTTCTAGCGTTAGTCGGATTAGCCGGCAAATCAACGCCCCCCGCCGCCCTCGGCATTCCCTACATTAAAGAAAGCCGCGACTAA
- a CDS encoding BMP family protein encodes MDRKYSRRQFIGFSSAALGSSLFLKACTNPASQTTSAGTNNFKVAIVLPGNITDRAWNQSGYEGITLTKQKLGAETSYVEKVGQPDQAEALSDFARRGYNLVFAHGGQFDAAVQQVAGQFPNTFFVAVNGAATGKNIAALRINHMQVSYLCGIIGASMTKSNQLAYLAGQSFEATTQELRGFELGAQSVKPNIKISSSFTGDWNDVAKAKEAALALIASGADVLYQWFDVASPAVLQTAAEKGVYAFGNTTDQLEIAPKAVLTSALKRLDLAIAYLAEQAKTGQLTGQKYLIGLEKPEIVSLGRFGTIVPEAIQTKALTAKAAIAGNKIQFESCQNGGKDTWCLKETAT; translated from the coding sequence ATGGATAGGAAATACTCTCGGCGTCAATTTATCGGCTTCAGTTCCGCTGCCTTGGGCAGTAGCTTGTTTCTCAAAGCTTGCACCAATCCCGCTTCCCAAACAACATCAGCCGGCACAAATAATTTTAAAGTCGCGATTGTTTTACCAGGGAATATTACAGATCGCGCTTGGAACCAGTCGGGATATGAAGGAATCACCCTAACTAAACAAAAGCTGGGTGCAGAAACGTCTTATGTAGAAAAAGTAGGACAACCGGATCAAGCAGAGGCGCTGTCAGATTTTGCGCGTCGCGGTTACAATTTGGTCTTCGCGCATGGGGGACAATTTGATGCGGCGGTGCAACAGGTTGCCGGTCAATTTCCTAACACTTTTTTTGTGGCAGTGAATGGTGCGGCAACCGGCAAAAATATTGCCGCTTTGAGAATTAATCATATGCAGGTGAGCTATCTGTGCGGCATCATCGGCGCTTCTATGACCAAATCTAATCAGCTCGCTTATCTTGCCGGCCAATCCTTTGAAGCCACCACTCAGGAATTGCGCGGTTTTGAATTAGGGGCGCAGTCGGTGAAACCGAATATCAAAATCAGTTCTAGCTTTACCGGCGACTGGAATGACGTGGCAAAGGCGAAAGAAGCGGCGCTGGCTTTAATTGCGTCGGGTGCGGATGTGCTGTATCAGTGGTTCGATGTTGCCTCACCGGCAGTATTGCAAACGGCGGCGGAAAAAGGGGTTTACGCCTTCGGTAATACAACCGATCAGCTGGAAATCGCCCCAAAAGCGGTTTTAACCAGTGCATTAAAACGGCTTGATTTAGCCATTGCTTATTTAGCAGAACAGGCAAAAACAGGGCAATTAACTGGGCAAAAATACCTAATAGGATTGGAAAAACCAGAAATTGTGAGTTTAGGACGTTTTGGCACAATTGTGCCAGAAGCGATACAGACAAAGGCGCTGACGGCAAAAGCAGCCATTGCCGGCAACAAAATTCAGTTTGAATCGTGCCAAAATGGAGGTAAGGATACTTGGTGTCTCAAGGAAACGGCAACGTAA
- a CDS encoding ABC transporter permease produces the protein MKFAPIPPIFLPLLSPVVAIIAALLVGAGLIVLAGANPVTAYSALFQESLTTYFGFGNTLTKWAPLLLTSLGVLLALRGGQLNIGGEGQIYLGGLGSAIAGLYLQGLPAFIHIPLALLAGFLLGGLWGFIPGYLKAVRGVNEVITTLLLNYIALNFIGYLVQGPLMEKGAPSPYTAPIAKSAQLPIILPGSLAHAGILIGLIAAIILWLILQRSPLGYQITAVGFNPVAAQYAGISVKRTITLVMALAGGLAGLAGAGEVMGVKYRLFAQFSGGYGFDAIAIAFLSRGNIAGVVLASLFFAALRSGANVMQRSAGVPVTVVYAIQGLTILFIAISFALELKIGIKQPQINAD, from the coding sequence ATGAAATTCGCTCCTATTCCTCCTATCTTCTTGCCACTTCTGTCGCCGGTTGTGGCGATCATCGCAGCGCTGCTAGTGGGTGCCGGCTTGATCGTTTTAGCCGGCGCAAATCCAGTCACAGCTTATAGCGCCCTATTTCAAGAATCCCTGACAACTTACTTTGGATTTGGCAACACCCTCACCAAATGGGCACCGCTACTCTTAACCAGTTTAGGCGTGTTGCTAGCATTGCGGGGAGGACAGCTCAATATTGGCGGCGAAGGACAGATTTATCTGGGCGGTTTGGGAAGTGCGATCGCAGGATTGTACCTGCAAGGATTGCCGGCTTTTATTCATATCCCTTTAGCGCTGCTAGCCGGATTTTTGCTAGGGGGATTGTGGGGTTTTATTCCCGGCTACCTCAAAGCAGTACGCGGCGTGAATGAAGTGATTACAACACTGCTGCTCAATTATATTGCATTAAACTTTATTGGATATCTTGTACAAGGGCCGCTGATGGAAAAAGGAGCACCCAGCCCTTACACCGCCCCCATTGCAAAATCTGCCCAACTGCCGATTATTTTGCCCGGTAGTTTAGCCCACGCCGGCATCTTAATTGGGTTAATCGCAGCCATAATTTTATGGTTGATTTTGCAAAGATCACCCCTCGGTTATCAAATTACAGCCGTGGGATTCAACCCTGTTGCCGCGCAATATGCCGGCATTTCTGTGAAACGCACAATCACACTCGTCATGGCATTAGCCGGCGGTTTAGCCGGGTTAGCCGGCGCGGGAGAAGTAATGGGGGTAAAATACCGGCTTTTCGCTCAGTTTTCCGGCGGTTATGGCTTTGACGCGATTGCAATTGCCTTTTTAAGTCGCGGGAATATTGCCGGTGTAGTGCTTGCCTCCCTATTTTTTGCAGCACTTCGCAGTGGCGCAAACGTCATGCAGCGCAGCGCCGGAGTGCCGGTGACGGTGGTTTATGCGATTCAGGGATTAACAATTCTGTTCATTGCCATCAGTTTCGCCCTAGAGTTAAAGATTGGAATAAAACAACCGCAGATTAACGCAGATTAA
- a CDS encoding aspartyl protease codes for MIQGKLGDNDELFFEIDLIADNGLELPVDAMLDTGFSGWLALDIQDIEGLDWVYIRKEAMRMAKAGVSEFNLYAGKVRIEGQEFDIPVHAGEEVPEILIGRQWLKTRRLVADMPAGVLTLETVNS; via the coding sequence ATGATTCAAGGCAAACTTGGCGATAATGATGAGCTATTTTTTGAAATTGATTTGATTGCTGATAACGGATTAGAACTGCCAGTTGATGCCATGCTGGATACTGGGTTTTCAGGTTGGCTAGCACTTGATATTCAGGATATAGAGGGGTTGGATTGGGTTTATATTCGCAAAGAAGCAATGCGGATGGCTAAGGCAGGGGTTTCAGAGTTTAATCTTTATGCGGGAAAAGTACGGATAGAGGGACAGGAGTTTGATATTCCTGTCCATGCCGGCGAGGAAGTACCAGAAATTTTAATCGGTCGTCAGTGGTTAAAAACTCGCCGCTTAGTTGCAGATATGCCGGCTGGAGTGCTGACATTAGAAACTGTTAATTCGTGA